In Patescibacteria group bacterium, the sequence AGCCGATTGACTAAATTAGAACAAATTATTAAACTATTGGAAGCTGGTAAAAACTTGGCTTTGGTTACTGATGCGGGTACGCCCGGTATTTCTGACCCCGGCGGTAAACTAGTGGCTGAGGTGGTTGAAAAACTGGGTGATGGCGTTAAAATCGAAACTATCCCCGGACCTTCGGCCCTCACAGCGGCAATTTCTATTTCCGGCTTGCCAACTGATTCATTCATTTTTTTAGGATTTTTACCAACAAAGAAGGGCCGTGAAAAACTATTTAAAGAAATTGCTGAATCCAAAAGAACAATCGTTTTCTACGAGTCGCCGCATCGCATAATTAAAACTCTAAATTCTTTAAAGGAGCATTGTGGTTCACAACAGCTTGTGGTTTGTCGGGAAATGACCAAAAAATTTGAGACTACCTATCGCGGCGTCGCAAGTGAAGTTTTAGAAAAATTGAGTCAAGATAAAATTAGAGGTGAGTTTGTGGTAATTGTGAGAGGGAAATAATTATGGAAAAGAAATATATTACAACCGCAATTCCTTACGTTAATGCCGCTCCGCATATCGGCTTTGCTTTGGAATTGATTCAAGCGGACGTTGTTGCTCGTTACTCCAGAGAAAAAAAAGAAGATACTTTTTTTCTAACCGGCGTTGATGAAAACAGTTTAAAAAATGTCCAAGCTGCTGAAAAAGAGGGGATTAGCACCCAGGAATTAGTCGACCGCAACACGCAAAAATTCATTGATTTAACTCGGACTCTTAATATTTCCAATGATGAATTCATTCGCACAACAAGCGAAAAACACAAACTTGGAACTCAAAAATTTTGGCAAGCTTGTAAAAATGATATTTATAAAAAGAAGTACAAAGGACTTTATTGCGTTGGCTGTGAAAGTTTTTATCTCAAAAAGGATTTGACCAACGGCAAATGCCCAGAGCATAAGACCAAACCGGAAACAGTGGAAGAGGAAAATTATTTTTTTAAGCTTTCTAAATACCAAAAAAAACTTGAAAAGTTGATTGAGTCAGACGAATATCAAGTAGTTCCTCAAACTCGGAAAAATGAAGTTTTGAATTTCATAAAAAATGGCCTTAAAGATTTCAGTATTTCCCGGTCAAAAGAACGGGCTAAGGGCTGGGGGATTCCCGTGCCCGGTGATAACTCGCAAATTATCTATGTTTGGTTTGATGCTTTGATAAACTATATTTCCGCGCTTGATTACGACATCAATGGGGATAAGTTTAAGAAATTTTGGCCTGCTGATATCCATGTTATTGGCAAGGGTATCAGCCGTTTTCATGCTATCTATTGGCCAGCTATGCTGCTTTCTGCTGGCCTGCCCCTGCCCAAAAAATTATTCGTCCATGGCTATGTTAATATTGGCGGTGAAAAAATTTCTAAATCCATAGGCAACACTGTTGATCCGTTTGAATTAGTCAAGAAATATGACGTTGACGCGGTCCGATATTTTTTATTGCGTGAAATTCCAGCCCATGGCGATGGCGATTTTTCTGAAGAGCGGTTTAGAGAAAAATATAACGCTGATCTATCCAACAATCTCGGCAACCTCATCAGCCGTACCGCCAACTTAATTGAGAAAAATGAAATTGAGTTTGCTAAGCTTGAAGTCAAGCCGAACGAGTTTGAAAAACAAATAGACAAATTTTATTCTGACTTCAAATTTGACGAGATTCTAAAATTCATTTGGCAAAAAATCGATGAAGCTAATTTATACATCAACAAAAAAGAACCCTGGAAAGTAAAAGAAAAAAAAGAGCTTGAGAAAATTTTCAAAAAACTCGTTATTGGCATCCAAAAAATCGCTAAAGCATTAGTTCCCTTTATTCCCGAAACCGCCCAAAAAATCCTAAACCAATTCTCTCAACCCAAAATCAAAAAACACGAGATTTTATTTCCGAGGATAAAATAAAATAAAAATTATTACTTATTACTTATCCCGCCTTCAATTACTTTATTACTTGATTACTCAATTACTCATTCACTTATTTACTTGTCCTTATGAACATCCTAGACATTATTTTATTAGTATTATTATTTTTATTTTTCTTAACCGGCTTTTGGCGGGGTTTGATAAAAACTGTTGGCGGTTTTGTGGGTTTGGTTTTGGGAATTTTTATTGCCGGAGTTTTTTATGAAGATTTGGCGGGTTGGGTGACCCAATACATACCTTGGTCAGAAAAGGTTTTAACCGTGGTGGTTTTTATTTTGATTTTCGTAATCACCGCGCGGCTCATTGATTTTATTTTTTGTCTTCTAGACCGGATTTTTAAATTTTTTACAATTATCCCGTTTTTAAAAACCATCAATCGTTTGGCTGGCGGAGTTTTTGGCCTTTTGCAGGGAGTGGTTTTTTTAGGTCTATGTTTGTTTGT encodes:
- the rsmI gene encoding 16S rRNA (cytidine(1402)-2'-O)-methyltransferase encodes the protein MLYIVATPIGNLSDITLRTLDTLKQVDLILCEDTRHTQKLLSHYNIKTPTLSYHQHSRLTKLEQIIKLLEAGKNLALVTDAGTPGISDPGGKLVAEVVEKLGDGVKIETIPGPSALTAAISISGLPTDSFIFLGFLPTKKGREKLFKEIAESKRTIVFYESPHRIIKTLNSLKEHCGSQQLVVCREMTKKFETTYRGVASEVLEKLSQDKIRGEFVVIVRGK
- a CDS encoding methionine--tRNA ligase; its protein translation is MEKKYITTAIPYVNAAPHIGFALELIQADVVARYSREKKEDTFFLTGVDENSLKNVQAAEKEGISTQELVDRNTQKFIDLTRTLNISNDEFIRTTSEKHKLGTQKFWQACKNDIYKKKYKGLYCVGCESFYLKKDLTNGKCPEHKTKPETVEEENYFFKLSKYQKKLEKLIESDEYQVVPQTRKNEVLNFIKNGLKDFSISRSKERAKGWGIPVPGDNSQIIYVWFDALINYISALDYDINGDKFKKFWPADIHVIGKGISRFHAIYWPAMLLSAGLPLPKKLFVHGYVNIGGEKISKSIGNTVDPFELVKKYDVDAVRYFLLREIPAHGDGDFSEERFREKYNADLSNNLGNLISRTANLIEKNEIEFAKLEVKPNEFEKQIDKFYSDFKFDEILKFIWQKIDEANLYINKKEPWKVKEKKELEKIFKKLVIGIQKIAKALVPFIPETAQKILNQFSQPKIKKHEILFPRIK
- a CDS encoding CvpA family protein, translated to MNILDIILLVLLFLFFLTGFWRGLIKTVGGFVGLVLGIFIAGVFYEDLAGWVTQYIPWSEKVLTVVVFILIFVITARLIDFIFCLLDRIFKFFTIIPFLKTINRLAGGVFGLLQGVVFLGLCLFVYSKFAFWSLLDGQLLESQIAPALIFLVKFLLLLLPDALKEIEGLL